One window of the Benincasa hispida cultivar B227 chromosome 3, ASM972705v1, whole genome shotgun sequence genome contains the following:
- the LOC120073187 gene encoding probable helicase MAGATAMA 3 isoform X1 — protein MAVDKEKVAEESVTSRLFKIILSWDYFRLLKNSKQKHKEDVGDGASLGLKEVKSTYKDVDDYISTFEPLLLEEIKAQIIQRNDDEEAADWKFRAIVECSEVNGFHFPEIVYLRDEELNDEDSGKGEFLSPNDLLLLSKEKFQENARLPTTYAFALVESRQQSKLRLRMYLAGEVTHKGVEAIVSSPRLLKVRSHITSSSKDGIYIYSLKICSLSTIIREYIALWSISSLPFREMILAAADKNTGKDQAWKISRPLQEYMQENLNESQQAAVQAGLSRKPFVLIQGPPGTGKTQTILGLLSAILHATPARMHTKIGLIETRQGSELPVREKYNHWNQASPWLNGINPRDNLMPVNGDDGFFPTTGNELKPEVVKSNRKYRVRVLVCAPSNSALDEIVLRVQNTGVRDENDHSYTPKIVRIGLKPHPSIKAVSMKELVEQKKNSMNTGKEKSGASGTDLDSIRSAILDESVIVFSTLSFSGSSLFSKWNRGFDVVIIDEAAQAVELATLVPLANGCKQVFLVGDPEQLPATVISTTAKKFGYDKSLFKRFQSAGYPVTMLKIQYRMHPEIRSFPSREFYAESLEDAPDVKLRTTRAWHAYRCYGPFCFFDLHEGKESQPPGSGSWVNIDEAEFVILLYYKLVTSYPELKSNSQVAIISPYSQQVKLLQEKFTDTFGMDPSGIVDITSVDGCQGREKDIAIFSCVRASENRSIGFLSDCRRMNVGITRARASILVVGSASTLKRDEHWNNLVESARKRDCLYKVSKPYTTFLSDENVESMRVKNEPPVGPTGDRDETEANAPQEPNAGDANQAQADENDFGDGEEEMYEGGFEED, from the exons ATGGCTGTAGACAAAGAGAAAGTTGCCGAAGAATCTGTTACCAGTCGCTTGTTCAAAATTATTCTTAGCTGGGACTATTTTCGGCTCCTCAAGAATTCCAAA CAGAAACACAAGGAGGATGTTGGAGATGGAGCGTCATTGGGTTTAAAGGAAGTGAAATCTACATATAAAGATGTTGACGATTATATCTCTACTTTTGAGCCGCTTTTGTTGGAAGAAATCAAGGCTCAGATTATTCAGAGGAATGACGATGAAGAAG CGGCAGATTGGAAGTTCAGGGCAATCGTGGAGTGCAGTGAAGTTAATGGATTTCACTTCCCAGAGATAGTGTATCTTAGAGACGAGGAGTTAAACGATGAAGACAGTGGAAAGGGTGAATTCCTATCACCAAATGATCTTTTGCTTCTCTCCAAGGAGAAg TTTCAGGAAAATGCAAGACTACCCACCACGTATGCTTTTGCATTAGTTGAAAGTCGCCAACAAAGTAAACTCAGGCTTAGAATGTATTTGGCTGGAGAAGTCACACATAAAGGCGTAGAGGCAATTGTATCTTCTCCCAGACTTTTGAAAGTGCGGTCTCATATTACTTCTTCCAGTAAAGATGGAATATATATTTACAGTTTAAAG ATTTGCAGTTTATCGACTATCATTCGTGAATATATAGCATTGTGGTCTATTAGCTCTCTACCTTTTAGGGAAATGATATTAGCAGCTGCCGATAAGAATACTGGTAAAGATCAAGCCTGGAAAATTTCCAGACCTTTGCAGGAATATATGCAAGAAAATCTTAATGAATCTCAACAGGCAGCTGTACAG GCTGGTCTGTCACGTAAACCCTTTGTTCTCATACAG GGTCCTCCAGGAACAGGGAAGACACAAACCATCCTTGGGCTTCTTAGTGCTATTCTGCATGCCACACCAGCAAGGATGCACACcaa GATTGGTTTGATCGAAACAAGGCAGGGATCAGAATTACCGGTGAGGGAAAA ATACAATCACTGGAACCAAGCATCACCATGGTTAAATGGGATAAATCCTCGAGATAATCTAATGCCAGTAAATGGGGATGATGGGTTTTTTCCTACCACAGGAAATGAACTG AAACCAGAAGTAGTAAAGTCAAACCGTAAGTATCGTGTACGAGTGCTTGTATGTGCCCCATCTAACTCTGCTCTTGATGAGATTGTTTTGCGCGTCCAAAACACTG GTGTACGGGATGAAAATGATCATTCATATACTCCTAAAATTGTGCGCATTGGACTAAAACCCCATCCTTCCATAAAGGCGGTCTCCATGAAAGAACTT GtggaacaaaagaaaaatagtatGAATACGGGTAAAGAGAAAAGTGGAGCTTCAGGGACAGATTTAGACAGTATTCGTTCTGCAATTCTGGATGAGAGTGTTATT GTTTTCTCCACACTCAGTTTTAGTGGTTCTTCTCTGTTTAGTAAATGGAATCGGGGTTTTGATGTTGTAATAATAGATGAGGCTGCCCAAGCT GTGGAATTGGCCACGCTTGTTCCTTTGGCTAATGGATGCAAACAAGTATTCCTG GTTGGTGATCCGGAGCAACTTCCAGCCACTGTAATTTCAACAACAGCTAAGAAGTTTGG ATATGACAAGAGCTTGTTCAAGAGATTTCAGTCAGCTGGGTATCCTGTTACGATGTTGAAGATCCAATATAGAATGCATCCAGAG ATCAGAAGCTTTCCATCTAGGGAGTTCTATGCAGAGTCACTGGAGGACGCGCCAGATGTCAAACTGCGGACAACACGTGCATGGCATGCATACCGTTGTTATGGTCCTTTCTGTTTCTTTGATTTACATGAAGGGAAAGAATCTCAGCCCCCAGGAAGTGGATCTTGGGTGAACATTGATGAGGCTGAATTTGTCATCCTCCtgtattataaattagttaCTTCGTATCCAGAGTTGAAGTCAAATTCTCAGGTTGCAATCATATCACCCTACAGCCAGCAAGTAAAACTTCTCCAAGAAAAGTTTACGGATACTTTTGGAATGGATCCTAGTGGCAtagtagatattacaagtgtcGACGGTTGCCAG GGACGCGAAAAGGACATCGCTATATTTTCTTGTGTCAGGGCAAGCGAGAATAGATCAATAGGATTTTTATCTGATTGTCGCCGAATGAATGTTGGTATCACTAGAGCAAGAGCTTCTATCCTG GTGGTAGGTTCTGCTTCAACGTTAAAGAGGGATGAACACTGGAATAACTTGGTGGAAAGTGCTCGGAAGAGGGATTGTTTATACAAG GTTTCAAAGCCATATACCACATTTCTCAGTGACGAAAATGTTGAATCAATGCGAGTCAAGAATGAACCTCCAGTTGGGCCGACGGGTGATAGAGACGAAACTGAGGCAAATGCTCCTCAGGAACCCAATGCTGGAGATGCAAATCAAGCGCAAGCAGACGAAAATGACTTTGGGGATGGAGAAGAAGAAATGTACGAAGGGGGATTTGAAGAAGATTAA
- the LOC120073187 gene encoding probable helicase MAGATAMA 3 isoform X3 — MKTVERFQENARLPTTYAFALVESRQQSKLRLRMYLAGEVTHKGVEAIVSSPRLLKVRSHITSSSKDGIYIYSLKICSLSTIIREYIALWSISSLPFREMILAAADKNTGKDQAWKISRPLQEYMQENLNESQQAAVQAGLSRKPFVLIQGPPGTGKTQTILGLLSAILHATPARMHTKIGLIETRQGSELPVREKYNHWNQASPWLNGINPRDNLMPVNGDDGFFPTTGNELKPEVVKSNRKYRVRVLVCAPSNSALDEIVLRVQNTGVRDENDHSYTPKIVRIGLKPHPSIKAVSMKELVEQKKNSMNTGKEKSGASGTDLDSIRSAILDESVIVFSTLSFSGSSLFSKWNRGFDVVIIDEAAQAVELATLVPLANGCKQVFLVGDPEQLPATVISTTAKKFGYDKSLFKRFQSAGYPVTMLKIQYRMHPEIRSFPSREFYAESLEDAPDVKLRTTRAWHAYRCYGPFCFFDLHEGKESQPPGSGSWVNIDEAEFVILLYYKLVTSYPELKSNSQVAIISPYSQQVKLLQEKFTDTFGMDPSGIVDITSVDGCQGREKDIAIFSCVRASENRSIGFLSDCRRMNVGITRARASILVVGSASTLKRDEHWNNLVESARKRDCLYKVSKPYTTFLSDENVESMRVKNEPPVGPTGDRDETEANAPQEPNAGDANQAQADENDFGDGEEEMYEGGFEED, encoded by the exons ATGAAGACAGTGGAAAGG TTTCAGGAAAATGCAAGACTACCCACCACGTATGCTTTTGCATTAGTTGAAAGTCGCCAACAAAGTAAACTCAGGCTTAGAATGTATTTGGCTGGAGAAGTCACACATAAAGGCGTAGAGGCAATTGTATCTTCTCCCAGACTTTTGAAAGTGCGGTCTCATATTACTTCTTCCAGTAAAGATGGAATATATATTTACAGTTTAAAG ATTTGCAGTTTATCGACTATCATTCGTGAATATATAGCATTGTGGTCTATTAGCTCTCTACCTTTTAGGGAAATGATATTAGCAGCTGCCGATAAGAATACTGGTAAAGATCAAGCCTGGAAAATTTCCAGACCTTTGCAGGAATATATGCAAGAAAATCTTAATGAATCTCAACAGGCAGCTGTACAG GCTGGTCTGTCACGTAAACCCTTTGTTCTCATACAG GGTCCTCCAGGAACAGGGAAGACACAAACCATCCTTGGGCTTCTTAGTGCTATTCTGCATGCCACACCAGCAAGGATGCACACcaa GATTGGTTTGATCGAAACAAGGCAGGGATCAGAATTACCGGTGAGGGAAAA ATACAATCACTGGAACCAAGCATCACCATGGTTAAATGGGATAAATCCTCGAGATAATCTAATGCCAGTAAATGGGGATGATGGGTTTTTTCCTACCACAGGAAATGAACTG AAACCAGAAGTAGTAAAGTCAAACCGTAAGTATCGTGTACGAGTGCTTGTATGTGCCCCATCTAACTCTGCTCTTGATGAGATTGTTTTGCGCGTCCAAAACACTG GTGTACGGGATGAAAATGATCATTCATATACTCCTAAAATTGTGCGCATTGGACTAAAACCCCATCCTTCCATAAAGGCGGTCTCCATGAAAGAACTT GtggaacaaaagaaaaatagtatGAATACGGGTAAAGAGAAAAGTGGAGCTTCAGGGACAGATTTAGACAGTATTCGTTCTGCAATTCTGGATGAGAGTGTTATT GTTTTCTCCACACTCAGTTTTAGTGGTTCTTCTCTGTTTAGTAAATGGAATCGGGGTTTTGATGTTGTAATAATAGATGAGGCTGCCCAAGCT GTGGAATTGGCCACGCTTGTTCCTTTGGCTAATGGATGCAAACAAGTATTCCTG GTTGGTGATCCGGAGCAACTTCCAGCCACTGTAATTTCAACAACAGCTAAGAAGTTTGG ATATGACAAGAGCTTGTTCAAGAGATTTCAGTCAGCTGGGTATCCTGTTACGATGTTGAAGATCCAATATAGAATGCATCCAGAG ATCAGAAGCTTTCCATCTAGGGAGTTCTATGCAGAGTCACTGGAGGACGCGCCAGATGTCAAACTGCGGACAACACGTGCATGGCATGCATACCGTTGTTATGGTCCTTTCTGTTTCTTTGATTTACATGAAGGGAAAGAATCTCAGCCCCCAGGAAGTGGATCTTGGGTGAACATTGATGAGGCTGAATTTGTCATCCTCCtgtattataaattagttaCTTCGTATCCAGAGTTGAAGTCAAATTCTCAGGTTGCAATCATATCACCCTACAGCCAGCAAGTAAAACTTCTCCAAGAAAAGTTTACGGATACTTTTGGAATGGATCCTAGTGGCAtagtagatattacaagtgtcGACGGTTGCCAG GGACGCGAAAAGGACATCGCTATATTTTCTTGTGTCAGGGCAAGCGAGAATAGATCAATAGGATTTTTATCTGATTGTCGCCGAATGAATGTTGGTATCACTAGAGCAAGAGCTTCTATCCTG GTGGTAGGTTCTGCTTCAACGTTAAAGAGGGATGAACACTGGAATAACTTGGTGGAAAGTGCTCGGAAGAGGGATTGTTTATACAAG GTTTCAAAGCCATATACCACATTTCTCAGTGACGAAAATGTTGAATCAATGCGAGTCAAGAATGAACCTCCAGTTGGGCCGACGGGTGATAGAGACGAAACTGAGGCAAATGCTCCTCAGGAACCCAATGCTGGAGATGCAAATCAAGCGCAAGCAGACGAAAATGACTTTGGGGATGGAGAAGAAGAAATGTACGAAGGGGGATTTGAAGAAGATTAA
- the LOC120073187 gene encoding probable helicase MAGATAMA 3 isoform X2, whose translation MAVDKEKVAEESVTSRLFKIILSWDYFRLLKNSKKHKEDVGDGASLGLKEVKSTYKDVDDYISTFEPLLLEEIKAQIIQRNDDEEAADWKFRAIVECSEVNGFHFPEIVYLRDEELNDEDSGKGEFLSPNDLLLLSKEKFQENARLPTTYAFALVESRQQSKLRLRMYLAGEVTHKGVEAIVSSPRLLKVRSHITSSSKDGIYIYSLKICSLSTIIREYIALWSISSLPFREMILAAADKNTGKDQAWKISRPLQEYMQENLNESQQAAVQAGLSRKPFVLIQGPPGTGKTQTILGLLSAILHATPARMHTKIGLIETRQGSELPVREKYNHWNQASPWLNGINPRDNLMPVNGDDGFFPTTGNELKPEVVKSNRKYRVRVLVCAPSNSALDEIVLRVQNTGVRDENDHSYTPKIVRIGLKPHPSIKAVSMKELVEQKKNSMNTGKEKSGASGTDLDSIRSAILDESVIVFSTLSFSGSSLFSKWNRGFDVVIIDEAAQAVELATLVPLANGCKQVFLVGDPEQLPATVISTTAKKFGYDKSLFKRFQSAGYPVTMLKIQYRMHPEIRSFPSREFYAESLEDAPDVKLRTTRAWHAYRCYGPFCFFDLHEGKESQPPGSGSWVNIDEAEFVILLYYKLVTSYPELKSNSQVAIISPYSQQVKLLQEKFTDTFGMDPSGIVDITSVDGCQGREKDIAIFSCVRASENRSIGFLSDCRRMNVGITRARASILVVGSASTLKRDEHWNNLVESARKRDCLYKVSKPYTTFLSDENVESMRVKNEPPVGPTGDRDETEANAPQEPNAGDANQAQADENDFGDGEEEMYEGGFEED comes from the exons ATGGCTGTAGACAAAGAGAAAGTTGCCGAAGAATCTGTTACCAGTCGCTTGTTCAAAATTATTCTTAGCTGGGACTATTTTCGGCTCCTCAAGAATTCCAAA AAACACAAGGAGGATGTTGGAGATGGAGCGTCATTGGGTTTAAAGGAAGTGAAATCTACATATAAAGATGTTGACGATTATATCTCTACTTTTGAGCCGCTTTTGTTGGAAGAAATCAAGGCTCAGATTATTCAGAGGAATGACGATGAAGAAG CGGCAGATTGGAAGTTCAGGGCAATCGTGGAGTGCAGTGAAGTTAATGGATTTCACTTCCCAGAGATAGTGTATCTTAGAGACGAGGAGTTAAACGATGAAGACAGTGGAAAGGGTGAATTCCTATCACCAAATGATCTTTTGCTTCTCTCCAAGGAGAAg TTTCAGGAAAATGCAAGACTACCCACCACGTATGCTTTTGCATTAGTTGAAAGTCGCCAACAAAGTAAACTCAGGCTTAGAATGTATTTGGCTGGAGAAGTCACACATAAAGGCGTAGAGGCAATTGTATCTTCTCCCAGACTTTTGAAAGTGCGGTCTCATATTACTTCTTCCAGTAAAGATGGAATATATATTTACAGTTTAAAG ATTTGCAGTTTATCGACTATCATTCGTGAATATATAGCATTGTGGTCTATTAGCTCTCTACCTTTTAGGGAAATGATATTAGCAGCTGCCGATAAGAATACTGGTAAAGATCAAGCCTGGAAAATTTCCAGACCTTTGCAGGAATATATGCAAGAAAATCTTAATGAATCTCAACAGGCAGCTGTACAG GCTGGTCTGTCACGTAAACCCTTTGTTCTCATACAG GGTCCTCCAGGAACAGGGAAGACACAAACCATCCTTGGGCTTCTTAGTGCTATTCTGCATGCCACACCAGCAAGGATGCACACcaa GATTGGTTTGATCGAAACAAGGCAGGGATCAGAATTACCGGTGAGGGAAAA ATACAATCACTGGAACCAAGCATCACCATGGTTAAATGGGATAAATCCTCGAGATAATCTAATGCCAGTAAATGGGGATGATGGGTTTTTTCCTACCACAGGAAATGAACTG AAACCAGAAGTAGTAAAGTCAAACCGTAAGTATCGTGTACGAGTGCTTGTATGTGCCCCATCTAACTCTGCTCTTGATGAGATTGTTTTGCGCGTCCAAAACACTG GTGTACGGGATGAAAATGATCATTCATATACTCCTAAAATTGTGCGCATTGGACTAAAACCCCATCCTTCCATAAAGGCGGTCTCCATGAAAGAACTT GtggaacaaaagaaaaatagtatGAATACGGGTAAAGAGAAAAGTGGAGCTTCAGGGACAGATTTAGACAGTATTCGTTCTGCAATTCTGGATGAGAGTGTTATT GTTTTCTCCACACTCAGTTTTAGTGGTTCTTCTCTGTTTAGTAAATGGAATCGGGGTTTTGATGTTGTAATAATAGATGAGGCTGCCCAAGCT GTGGAATTGGCCACGCTTGTTCCTTTGGCTAATGGATGCAAACAAGTATTCCTG GTTGGTGATCCGGAGCAACTTCCAGCCACTGTAATTTCAACAACAGCTAAGAAGTTTGG ATATGACAAGAGCTTGTTCAAGAGATTTCAGTCAGCTGGGTATCCTGTTACGATGTTGAAGATCCAATATAGAATGCATCCAGAG ATCAGAAGCTTTCCATCTAGGGAGTTCTATGCAGAGTCACTGGAGGACGCGCCAGATGTCAAACTGCGGACAACACGTGCATGGCATGCATACCGTTGTTATGGTCCTTTCTGTTTCTTTGATTTACATGAAGGGAAAGAATCTCAGCCCCCAGGAAGTGGATCTTGGGTGAACATTGATGAGGCTGAATTTGTCATCCTCCtgtattataaattagttaCTTCGTATCCAGAGTTGAAGTCAAATTCTCAGGTTGCAATCATATCACCCTACAGCCAGCAAGTAAAACTTCTCCAAGAAAAGTTTACGGATACTTTTGGAATGGATCCTAGTGGCAtagtagatattacaagtgtcGACGGTTGCCAG GGACGCGAAAAGGACATCGCTATATTTTCTTGTGTCAGGGCAAGCGAGAATAGATCAATAGGATTTTTATCTGATTGTCGCCGAATGAATGTTGGTATCACTAGAGCAAGAGCTTCTATCCTG GTGGTAGGTTCTGCTTCAACGTTAAAGAGGGATGAACACTGGAATAACTTGGTGGAAAGTGCTCGGAAGAGGGATTGTTTATACAAG GTTTCAAAGCCATATACCACATTTCTCAGTGACGAAAATGTTGAATCAATGCGAGTCAAGAATGAACCTCCAGTTGGGCCGACGGGTGATAGAGACGAAACTGAGGCAAATGCTCCTCAGGAACCCAATGCTGGAGATGCAAATCAAGCGCAAGCAGACGAAAATGACTTTGGGGATGGAGAAGAAGAAATGTACGAAGGGGGATTTGAAGAAGATTAA